Proteins encoded by one window of Clostridium cagae:
- the rfbA gene encoding glucose-1-phosphate thymidylyltransferase RfbA → MKGIILAGGSGTRLYPLTMVTSKQLLPVYDKPMIYYPLSTLMLAGIKDILIISTPKDLPNFEKLLGDGLRYGINLSYKVQPSPDGLAQAFTLGGEFIGNDSCAMILGDNIFHGNGLTAHLKRAVENEGRATVFGYYVDDPERFGVVEFDDKGKAISLEEKPEVPKSNYAVTGLYFYDNKVCEYAKNLKPSARGELEITDLNRIYLEQGKLDVITLGRGYGWLDTGTVDSLTEATEYVKVIETRQGLKIACLEEISYKNGWIDKETLLESAKQYGKSPYGKHLYNVANNKVIY, encoded by the coding sequence ATGAAGGGTATAATACTTGCAGGTGGAAGTGGGACAAGGCTTTATCCACTAACAATGGTTACATCAAAACAACTTTTACCAGTATATGACAAACCAATGATTTATTATCCGCTATCAACTTTAATGCTAGCAGGAATTAAAGATATATTAATAATTTCAACTCCTAAGGATTTACCTAATTTTGAAAAATTATTAGGGGATGGATTAAGATATGGAATAAATTTATCTTATAAAGTTCAGCCATCTCCAGATGGTTTAGCTCAAGCTTTTACATTAGGAGGAGAGTTTATAGGAAATGACAGTTGTGCAATGATACTTGGAGATAATATATTCCATGGAAATGGTTTAACAGCACATTTAAAAAGAGCAGTTGAAAATGAAGGACGTGCAACAGTATTTGGATATTATGTAGATGATCCAGAACGTTTTGGAGTAGTAGAATTTGATGATAAAGGAAAAGCAATATCATTAGAAGAAAAGCCAGAAGTTCCAAAATCTAATTATGCTGTTACAGGACTTTATTTTTATGATAATAAAGTATGTGAATATGCTAAGAACTTAAAGCCATCAGCTAGAGGTGAATTAGAAATTACAGATTTAAATAGAATATATCTTGAACAAGGTAAACTTGATGTAATAACACTTGGAAGAGGTTATGGATGGCTTGATACAGGAACAGTTGATAGTTTAACTGAAGCAACTGAATATGTAAAAGTTATTGAAACTAGACAAGGTCTTAAAATTGCATGTTTGGAAGAAATATCATATAAGAATGGATGGATAGACAAAGAAACTTTACTTGAAAGTGCTAAACAATATGGTAAAAGTCCATATGGGAAACACTTATATAATGTAGCAAATAATAAAGTTATTTATTAA
- the rfbB gene encoding dTDP-glucose 4,6-dehydratase yields MKIVVTGGAGFIGGNFVHYMLNKYEDYKIICVDTLTYAGNMETLESVKDSKNFSFHKIDIADRKAVYDMFEKENPDIVVNFAAESHVDRSIENPEIFLKTNIMGTAVLMDACIKYGIKRYHQVSTDEVYGDLPIDRPDLFFTEETPIHTSSPYSSSKASADLLVGAYNRTYGLQTTISRCSNNYGPYHFPEKLIPLMIANALNDKELPVYGSGENIRDWLYVEDHCRAIDLIIHNGTIGEVYNIGGHNERSNLDVVKTIIHELRKSEDLIKFVGDRKGHDMRYAIDPSKIHSELGWLPTTSFDDGIKKTIKWYLDNRIWWENIISGEYSNYYENMYANR; encoded by the coding sequence ATGAAAATAGTAGTAACTGGTGGAGCAGGATTTATTGGTGGAAATTTTGTTCACTATATGCTTAATAAATATGAAGATTATAAAATAATTTGCGTTGATACTTTAACTTATGCTGGAAACATGGAAACATTAGAAAGTGTTAAAGATAGTAAAAACTTTAGTTTTCATAAAATAGATATAGCAGATAGAAAAGCTGTATATGATATGTTTGAAAAAGAAAATCCTGATATAGTAGTTAATTTTGCAGCAGAGAGTCATGTGGATAGATCAATAGAAAATCCAGAAATATTTTTAAAAACTAATATTATGGGAACGGCAGTACTTATGGATGCTTGTATAAAATACGGAATAAAAAGATATCATCAAGTATCAACAGATGAAGTATATGGGGATTTACCAATTGACAGACCAGATTTATTTTTTACAGAAGAAACTCCAATACATACATCAAGCCCATATTCTTCAAGTAAAGCATCAGCAGATCTTTTAGTTGGAGCATATAACAGAACTTATGGATTACAAACTACAATTTCAAGATGTTCAAATAACTATGGACCATACCATTTCCCGGAAAAGTTGATTCCATTAATGATAGCAAATGCATTAAATGATAAAGAATTACCTGTATACGGAAGTGGAGAAAATATCAGAGATTGGCTTTATGTTGAAGATCACTGTAGAGCTATTGATCTTATTATTCATAATGGAACAATAGGAGAAGTTTATAATATTGGTGGACATAATGAAAGAAGTAATTTAGATGTAGTTAAAACAATTATTCATGAATTAAGAAAGTCTGAAGATTTAATTAAATTTGTAGGTGATAGAAAAGGTCATGATATGAGATATGCAATAGATCCTAGCAAGATTCATAGTGAACTTGGATGGCTTCCAACCACAAGTTTTGATGACGGAATTAAAAAGACTATAAAATGGTACTTAGATAATAGAATTTGGTGGGAGAATATAATTAGTGGTGAATATTCAAACTACTATGAGAATATGTATGCAAACAGATAA
- a CDS encoding class I SAM-dependent methyltransferase, whose translation MKEKIGKVILNYDYYSGEDLYSEGDEAEENILDIVKKTDDYYDEILKKRNWIIIYHLLKQRENIVDPMEISADDEILEIGAGMGAITGALARKAKKVDCIDLSKRRSMINAYRNKKYNNIEIFVGNFEDIKIDKKYDVVVLIGVLEYAQHYIASNAPYDDFIKKISQCLKSNGKLYLAIENKLGLKYFAGYCEDHLGKPFVGIEEYKKEDNVKTFSKSQLENLILRNGFKSTYFYYPYPDYKLPEIIFSDDYLPTNEFNLSIDSNYAIGRIRCFDENKVYKSLSGTEELKMLSNSFLVEAIRS comes from the coding sequence TTGAAGGAAAAAATAGGAAAAGTGATTTTGAATTATGATTATTATTCTGGAGAAGATTTGTATAGTGAGGGAGATGAGGCAGAGGAGAATATTTTAGATATAGTAAAAAAGACAGATGATTATTATGATGAAATTTTAAAAAAAAGAAATTGGATTATCATATATCATTTATTGAAGCAAAGAGAAAATATTGTTGATCCTATGGAAATTTCGGCTGATGATGAAATATTAGAAATAGGTGCTGGAATGGGAGCAATTACAGGTGCTCTTGCAAGAAAAGCAAAAAAAGTGGATTGCATAGATTTATCAAAACGAAGATCAATGATAAATGCTTATAGAAATAAAAAATATAATAACATTGAAATATTTGTTGGAAATTTTGAAGATATAAAGATTGATAAAAAATATGATGTTGTTGTTTTAATTGGGGTATTAGAATATGCACAACATTATATAGCAAGTAATGCACCCTACGATGATTTTATTAAAAAAATTTCACAATGCTTAAAATCAAATGGAAAATTATATTTAGCGATAGAAAATAAACTCGGTCTTAAATATTTTGCAGGTTATTGTGAAGATCATTTGGGGAAACCATTTGTTGGAATAGAAGAATATAAAAAAGAGGATAATGTAAAAACATTTAGTAAGTCACAATTAGAAAATCTGATTTTAAGAAATGGGTTTAAGTCAACATATTTCTATTATCCGTATCCAGATTATAAATTGCCAGAAATAATTTTTAGCGATGACTATTTACCAACTAATGAGTTTAATCTATCTATAGATTCTAATTATGCAATAGGAAGAATTCGTTGCTTTGACGAAAATAAAGTTTATAAAAGTCTATCAGGGACTGAAGAATTAAAGATGCTATCAAATTCTTTTTTAGTTGAAGCTATAAGGAGTTGA
- the rfbD gene encoding dTDP-4-dehydrorhamnose reductase yields the protein MILVTGANGQLGSDILLELNNRGVKNKGIDIKDLDLTCESKVFEYIEKLRPKCIIHCAAYTAVDKAEELKEYEKCFNINVKATEYIAKACNYISSQMVYISTDYVFDGKKDGEYEINDLPNPLSNYGKSKLAGESAVKNNLAKYFIIRTSWLFGNKNTNFINTIISLAKKNEEVNIVNDQIGSPTYSKDLANLVIDIINSDKYGVYHITNEGVCSWAELARLVLKIKNIKCKVNFISSDQFNSKAKRPLNSKLSKNSLKENGFDLLPSWEDAVKRYLGHK from the coding sequence ATGATTTTAGTTACTGGTGCTAATGGACAGTTGGGATCTGACATACTATTAGAATTAAATAATAGAGGCGTAAAAAATAAAGGGATTGATATTAAAGATCTTGATTTAACTTGTGAAAGTAAAGTTTTTGAATATATAGAAAAGTTAAGGCCAAAGTGTATTATACATTGTGCAGCGTATACAGCCGTAGATAAAGCAGAAGAACTAAAAGAATATGAAAAGTGTTTTAATATTAATGTTAAAGCAACAGAGTATATTGCTAAAGCGTGTAATTATATTAGCTCACAAATGGTATATATTTCTACTGATTATGTTTTTGATGGTAAAAAAGATGGAGAATATGAAATAAATGATTTACCTAATCCACTATCTAATTACGGAAAATCAAAATTAGCAGGTGAAAGTGCAGTTAAAAATAATTTAGCTAAATATTTTATAATACGTACTTCTTGGCTGTTTGGAAATAAAAATACTAATTTTATAAATACGATTATTTCATTAGCAAAAAAAAATGAAGAAGTTAATATAGTTAATGATCAAATTGGAAGTCCGACATATAGTAAAGATTTAGCGAATCTAGTGATTGACATTATTAATAGTGATAAGTATGGTGTTTATCATATTACAAATGAAGGAGTTTGTTCATGGGCTGAATTAGCTAGATTAGTTCTTAAAATAAAAAATATAAAATGTAAAGTCAATTTTATATCATCAGATCAGTTTAACTCTAAAGCAAAGAGGCCATTAAACTCAAAGTTATCAAAAAATAGTTTAAAAGAAAATGGATTTGATTTACTTCCAAGTTGGGAAGATGCAGTTAAAAGATATTTAGGACATAAATAA
- a CDS encoding ABC transporter permease: MNLIRKLISLKRFRFLLSQLVKRDFKIKYRGSALGVLWSVLNPLLNMIVLSIVFSQVFRAVDNYKMYLLSGLTVFNFYSEASNTAVNSIVGNFGLITKVYFPKFIIPFSKVISSAINLVISMFVFLLLGSFMGIKFWWGLILIPFMMIFLILFSAGMSFILSALQVFFRDTQHLYGVFLTIWMYSTPILYPIDIIPTAFLPLFKSNPLYVFINFLRDITLNGVMPDITAFLYCALWGIGTFIVGAFIFVKSQDKFIYYS, encoded by the coding sequence GTGAATTTAATAAGAAAATTAATCTCACTTAAAAGATTTAGGTTTTTATTATCTCAACTTGTAAAAAGGGATTTTAAGATAAAGTATAGAGGGAGTGCATTAGGCGTGTTATGGAGTGTGTTAAATCCACTTCTTAATATGATAGTATTAAGTATAGTATTTAGCCAAGTATTTAGAGCAGTTGACAATTATAAAATGTATTTATTATCAGGGCTGACAGTTTTTAATTTTTATTCAGAAGCATCTAATACAGCTGTTAATTCTATAGTAGGGAATTTTGGGCTTATAACAAAGGTATATTTTCCAAAGTTTATAATACCATTTTCAAAAGTAATATCATCAGCAATCAATTTAGTAATATCTATGTTTGTATTTTTGCTTTTAGGATCATTTATGGGTATTAAGTTTTGGTGGGGACTTATATTAATACCTTTTATGATGATATTTTTGATTTTATTTTCAGCAGGGATGTCATTTATATTATCAGCATTACAAGTATTTTTTAGAGATACTCAGCATTTATATGGTGTGTTTTTAACTATATGGATGTATTCAACACCTATATTATATCCAATTGATATTATACCAACAGCATTTTTACCTTTATTCAAATCTAATCCTTTGTATGTATTTATAAACTTTTTAAGAGACATAACATTAAATGGTGTAATGCCTGATATTACAGCGTTTTTATATTGTGCGCTATGGGGAATAGGTACTTTTATTGTAGGTGCATTTATATTTGTTAAATCACAAGATAAATTTATTTATTATAGTTAA
- a CDS encoding glycosyltransferase, which produces MVNIQTTMRICMQTDKCLVSILLAVYKPNENWLIEQLISLNSQTYGNLELLIYDDCPEFPVDENLFKKYVTNFSYTLIRGEKNQGSNKAFEELAKLGNGEFFAYCDQDDIWEVNKISLMVKNLLNKDVTLVCSDLCIIDENSIKTHKSITDIRKRIVYKSGYNLAKDLLMVNFVTGCAMMVKKDIAKKAIPFENMLVHDQWIAIIAAIEGKIEFINKPLVRYRQHSFNQTGILTGIYDKQTYYKMRIDTFLKRYKSLQKRLIYNEELSEHISYCLKWIEARKRYSAKPSFNDLKIMIRYRYFHKISIMIEIPLPIIPNSIFKYIIRLTKNGIL; this is translated from the coding sequence GTGGTGAATATTCAAACTACTATGAGAATATGTATGCAAACAGATAAGTGCTTAGTATCTATATTATTAGCTGTCTATAAGCCAAATGAAAACTGGCTTATAGAACAGCTCATTTCATTAAATAGTCAAACTTATGGTAATTTAGAACTACTTATTTATGATGATTGCCCAGAATTTCCGGTTGATGAAAATTTATTTAAAAAGTATGTTACAAACTTTTCGTATACTTTAATCCGGGGTGAAAAAAATCAAGGGTCTAATAAGGCTTTTGAAGAACTTGCAAAGCTAGGAAATGGAGAGTTTTTTGCTTACTGTGATCAAGATGATATTTGGGAAGTTAATAAGATATCTTTAATGGTTAAAAATTTATTAAATAAAGATGTAACTCTTGTGTGCAGTGATCTCTGTATAATTGATGAAAATAGTATAAAAACTCATAAAAGTATAACAGATATAAGAAAAAGAATTGTATATAAAAGTGGTTATAATTTAGCTAAAGATTTACTAATGGTTAATTTTGTAACTGGATGTGCAATGATGGTTAAAAAAGATATTGCTAAAAAGGCTATACCTTTTGAGAATATGTTAGTTCATGATCAATGGATTGCTATAATAGCAGCTATTGAAGGCAAGATAGAGTTTATAAATAAACCATTAGTTAGATATAGACAGCATAGTTTTAATCAAACAGGGATATTAACAGGAATTTATGATAAGCAAACATATTATAAAATGAGAATAGATACTTTTTTGAAACGTTATAAGTCATTACAAAAAAGATTGATATATAATGAAGAATTATCAGAACATATAAGCTATTGTTTGAAATGGATTGAAGCTAGAAAAAGATATTCAGCTAAACCATCATTTAATGATTTAAAAATAATGATTAGATATAGATATTTTCATAAAATATCTATAATGATAGAAATACCTTTACCTATAATACCTAATAGTATATTTAAATATATTATTAGGTTAACTAAAAATGGAATATTATAA
- the rfbC gene encoding dTDP-4-dehydrorhamnose 3,5-epimerase yields MNLIKTKLDGVYIVEPQVFGDERGWFMETYSKIKTPEIACDFIQDNQSYSKEKGILRGIHFQNGEHAQTKLVRCVRGAVLDVAVDLRKNSPTYKQWVAVELSAENKKQLFIPRGFGHGFVTLTNDVEFVYKTDNYYNHESDRSIRFNDPEIGVEWGIKNPILSEKDKKAPLLKDSDCTF; encoded by the coding sequence ATGAATTTAATTAAAACTAAATTAGATGGTGTTTACATAGTAGAACCACAAGTTTTTGGAGATGAAAGAGGCTGGTTTATGGAAACTTACTCAAAAATCAAAACGCCAGAAATAGCTTGTGATTTTATACAAGATAATCAATCATATTCAAAAGAAAAGGGAATTCTTAGAGGAATTCATTTTCAAAATGGTGAACATGCACAAACAAAACTAGTAAGATGTGTAAGGGGAGCTGTATTAGATGTAGCTGTGGATCTAAGAAAAAATTCTCCGACATATAAACAATGGGTAGCTGTAGAGCTTTCAGCAGAAAATAAAAAACAATTATTTATACCAAGAGGATTTGGACATGGATTTGTAACTTTAACAAATGATGTTGAATTTGTATATAAAACTGATAATTATTATAACCATGAAAGTGATAGAAGCATTAGATTTAATGATCCAGAAATAGGAGTTGAATGGGGAATAAAAAATCCTATTCTTTCAGAAAAAGATAAAAAAGCACCACTTTTAAAGGATAGTGATTGTACTTTTTAA
- a CDS encoding glycosyltransferase, whose translation MKKILFVASTLSHIENFHIPYLEQFKKKGYIVHVIGKPNNKSDIPYTDKVIPISFKKSMFSISNFSNSIKIAKIIKSENYDIVSLHTTLAAFFTRLSIIMLLNKPKLIINTVHGYLFDDNTPFIKKAIMLLAEKFTKCVTNIIIVMNSSDYNIAKRYKLFKDNIYLINGLGVNVSNFPSISNEEKMLLRKENNFSNKDFIIIYVAEFSKRKNQIFLINSLKKLIDEGFSDIKLLLLGNGKMFYEIKNYSKGIGINDNIIFTGYIKNTCMYYQLSDICVSSSRIEGLPFNIVEAMSTGLPVIASNIKGHSDLVKQNKNGYLFEYNNIDQFCNYIKKIYYNKELQCKMRISSSEISKEYSLKNVLDNTIDIICTEYNNINNNNINI comes from the coding sequence ATGAAGAAAATACTTTTTGTAGCATCAACTTTATCACATATAGAAAATTTCCATATTCCCTATTTAGAACAATTTAAGAAAAAAGGATATATTGTACATGTTATAGGAAAGCCAAATAACAAATCAGATATTCCATATACTGATAAAGTTATACCTATTTCATTTAAAAAAAGTATGTTTTCAATTAGTAATTTTTCAAACTCTATTAAGATTGCAAAAATTATTAAATCTGAAAATTATGATATAGTAAGCCTACATACTACATTAGCTGCATTTTTCACAAGACTTTCTATAATCATGTTATTAAATAAACCTAAATTAATAATAAATACTGTTCATGGTTATTTATTTGATGACAATACTCCTTTTATAAAAAAAGCAATTATGCTTTTAGCTGAAAAATTTACTAAATGTGTTACTAATATTATTATAGTAATGAATTCATCAGATTATAATATTGCAAAAAGATATAAGCTTTTCAAAGATAACATATATTTAATAAATGGACTGGGAGTTAATGTATCTAACTTTCCATCAATATCTAATGAAGAAAAAATGCTCCTTAGAAAAGAAAATAACTTTTCAAATAAGGATTTTATTATAATATATGTTGCTGAATTTTCAAAACGTAAAAATCAGATTTTTTTAATTAATTCATTAAAAAAATTAATTGATGAAGGGTTTTCTGATATTAAATTATTACTACTTGGTAATGGAAAAATGTTTTATGAAATTAAAAACTATTCAAAAGGTATAGGAATTAATGATAATATAATATTTACTGGGTATATAAAAAATACCTGCATGTACTACCAATTATCTGATATATGTGTTTCTTCAAGTAGAATAGAAGGACTTCCTTTTAATATAGTTGAGGCAATGTCTACTGGGTTACCTGTAATCGCCTCAAACATCAAAGGTCATAGTGATTTAGTTAAACAAAATAAAAATGGATATTTATTTGAATATAATAATATAGATCAATTTTGTAATTATATAAAAAAAATATATTATAATAAAGAATTACAATGTAAAATGAGAATTTCTAGTTCTGAAATTTCAAAAGAATATTCCCTGAAAAATGTTTTAGATAATACAATTGATATAATTTGTACTGAGTATAATAACATAAATAACAATAATATAAATATATAA
- a CDS encoding ABC transporter ATP-binding protein, whose protein sequence is MIKVRNITMKFDLNRGKVRSLKERLFAKVNDIVENKLFFALDDVSFDVHKGEILGIIGGNGAGKSTLLKVLAGIMKPSNGSVEVNGTIAPMIELGTGFDFELSALENIYLSGAVLGYSKNFIISKVVEIFDFAELWDFKDVPVKYFSSGMVARLAFAISTIVIPDILIVDEILAVGDLSFQKKSYKRMKELMTGGSTVIYVSHDVKTLSKMCDRVIWLDKGKIKMIGEAKEICKVFIDQV, encoded by the coding sequence ATGATTAAAGTAAGAAATATAACAATGAAATTTGATCTTAATCGCGGAAAAGTAAGGAGCTTAAAAGAACGGTTATTTGCAAAAGTTAATGATATTGTAGAGAACAAACTTTTTTTTGCATTAGATGATGTATCTTTTGATGTACATAAAGGAGAAATATTAGGGATAATAGGTGGAAACGGAGCAGGTAAATCAACTTTACTTAAGGTACTCGCAGGTATAATGAAACCAAGTAATGGAAGTGTAGAAGTTAATGGAACTATAGCACCGATGATTGAATTAGGAACTGGATTTGACTTCGAGCTATCAGCATTAGAAAATATATATTTAAGTGGAGCGGTTTTGGGGTATAGTAAGAATTTTATAATATCAAAAGTTGTTGAAATATTTGATTTTGCAGAACTTTGGGATTTTAAAGATGTTCCAGTTAAATATTTTTCTTCAGGGATGGTAGCAAGATTAGCTTTTGCAATATCAACAATAGTTATTCCAGATATATTGATTGTTGATGAAATTTTAGCAGTAGGAGATTTGTCATTTCAGAAAAAAAGCTATAAAAGAATGAAGGAATTAATGACTGGTGGTAGTACGGTAATATATGTATCACATGATGTAAAGACCTTATCTAAAATGTGTGATAGAGTTATTTGGTTAGATAAAGGTAAAATAAAAATGATTGGTGAAGCAAAAGAAATTTGTAAGGTTTTTATAGATCAAGTATAG
- a CDS encoding NAD-dependent epimerase/dehydratase family protein: MKKKVLVTGAGGYIGRHVVSSLLDNGAEVIAADLHVDGIDKRAKGIKTDIFSGNVEIYKELGCPDVVLHMAWKDGFVHNSDAHMEYLSKHYTFIKNMVDGGLKHLAVMGTMHEVGYHEGAIDEDTPTKPISMYGIAKDALRKSTELYLKDKDVVLQWLRAYYIYGDDKKNNSIFAKIILANEQGKDTFPFTTGKNKYDFIIVGDLAKQISAIVMQDEINGIINCCSGIPISLAEKVESFIKENNFNIKLEYGAFPDRAYDSSAVWGDNTKIKKIMRNFD; this comes from the coding sequence ATGAAAAAGAAAGTTTTGGTTACAGGAGCTGGAGGATATATTGGAAGACATGTAGTTTCTTCTTTGCTGGATAATGGAGCAGAAGTAATTGCAGCAGATTTACATGTAGATGGTATTGATAAAAGGGCAAAAGGTATTAAAACTGATATTTTTTCAGGGAATGTAGAGATATATAAGGAACTAGGATGTCCAGATGTAGTATTGCACATGGCTTGGAAGGATGGATTTGTACATAATTCAGATGCACACATGGAATATTTATCAAAACATTATACGTTTATAAAAAATATGGTTGATGGCGGACTAAAACATTTAGCGGTTATGGGAACTATGCATGAAGTAGGATATCATGAAGGTGCAATAGATGAAGATACACCTACTAAGCCTATTAGCATGTATGGGATAGCAAAGGATGCTTTAAGAAAAAGTACAGAACTATATTTGAAGGATAAAGACGTAGTGTTGCAATGGCTTAGAGCTTATTATATTTATGGTGACGATAAGAAAAATAATTCGATTTTTGCAAAGATAATATTAGCAAATGAACAAGGAAAAGATACTTTTCCATTTACTACAGGAAAAAATAAATATGATTTCATAATAGTTGGAGATTTAGCAAAGCAAATTTCAGCAATAGTTATGCAAGATGAGATAAATGGAATAATCAATTGTTGTAGTGGGATTCCTATAAGTCTGGCTGAAAAAGTGGAAAGCTTTATTAAGGAAAATAATTTTAATATTAAATTAGAATATGGTGCTTTCCCAGATAGAGCATATGATTCTTCTGCGGTATGGGGAGATAATACAAAAATAAAAAAGATTATGAGGAATTTTGATTGA
- a CDS encoding undecaprenyl-phosphate glucose phosphotransferase — translation MIKENQNLLNKINAISDILILFISMILAYFIRFYIFSPDTDYIKLIKYIQFTLLIVPINLIMYNFLNLYHSFRTTAFKKEFSQIIKANTLLTAISLSLLFVFKLVNLSRWVIVIFYFVNITLITSKRFFLRRTLSKMRSNGMNLKHVIIIGAGETAKEYLKVIKENKSFGYSYSGYVANSSNFEGKKLGNFNDLYKILNTFNADEVICALDIEDAKYLESAVNACEKSGTKISIIPFCYKYIPSKPYIDQLGSIPLINVRRIPLDNFGNAFMKRTLDIIGSLVLIILTSPLMIFTALLIKCTSKGPIIFKQNRVGLNKKSFTMYKFRSMKVNNEETTGWSTNNDPRKTKFGAFIRKFSIDELPQFFNVLNGDMSLVGPRPEIPHFVDEFKNEIPLYMVKHQVKPGITGLAQINGFRGDTSIKKRIEYDIHYIENWDILLDISILLNTAFKGFKNNEKIVIKNKSIIENIEGVECTKIKDNGVQS, via the coding sequence ATGATAAAAGAAAATCAAAATTTATTGAATAAAATTAATGCGATTTCAGATATTTTAATTTTATTTATATCAATGATTTTAGCGTATTTTATCCGTTTTTATATATTTTCACCGGATACTGATTATATTAAATTGATTAAATATATACAATTTACACTTCTTATTGTTCCGATAAATTTAATAATGTATAATTTCTTAAATCTTTATCATTCATTTAGAACTACTGCTTTTAAAAAAGAATTTAGTCAAATAATTAAAGCAAATACACTACTAACAGCTATTTCATTGTCTTTATTATTTGTTTTTAAGTTAGTTAATCTTTCTAGGTGGGTAATAGTTATTTTTTATTTTGTTAATATAACTTTAATAACATCAAAAAGATTTTTTCTACGAAGAACATTATCTAAAATGCGTTCTAATGGAATGAATTTAAAACATGTAATAATTATTGGTGCTGGAGAGACTGCTAAGGAATATTTAAAAGTTATTAAAGAAAATAAGAGTTTTGGATATAGCTATAGTGGATATGTTGCTAATTCTTCAAATTTTGAAGGAAAAAAACTTGGAAATTTTAATGATTTATATAAAATTTTAAATACATTTAATGCAGATGAAGTAATATGTGCTCTTGATATTGAGGATGCAAAATATTTAGAGAGTGCTGTTAATGCTTGTGAGAAAAGTGGGACAAAGATTTCTATTATACCATTTTGTTATAAGTATATACCTAGTAAACCTTATATAGATCAATTAGGTAGTATACCTCTTATTAATGTAAGAAGAATACCTCTTGATAACTTTGGTAATGCATTTATGAAAAGAACTTTAGATATTATAGGTTCTCTTGTTTTGATTATATTGACAAGCCCTCTAATGATATTTACTGCATTATTAATAAAATGTACATCTAAAGGGCCAATTATATTTAAACAAAATCGTGTTGGTTTAAATAAAAAAAGTTTTACAATGTATAAGTTTCGCTCGATGAAAGTTAATAATGAAGAAACTACAGGTTGGAGTACAAATAATGATCCTAGAAAAACTAAGTTCGGAGCTTTTATACGTAAATTTTCTATTGATGAATTACCACAGTTTTTTAATGTACTAAATGGTGATATGAGTTTAGTAGGTCCAAGGCCAGAGATTCCTCATTTTGTTGATGAATTTAAAAATGAAATACCCCTTTATATGGTAAAACATCAAGTGAAACCAGGAATAACTGGACTAGCTCAAATAAATGGGTTTAGAGGAGATACTTCAATCAAAAAGAGAATTGAGTATGACATACACTATATTGAAAATTGGGACATATTATTAGATATATCAATACTACTTAATACCGCTTTTAAAGGCTTTAAAAACAATGAGAAGATTGTAATAAAGAACAAGTCAATAATAGAAAATATTGAAGGTGTTGAATGCACTAAAATTAAAGATAATGGAGTACAATCATGA